The Pseudomonas wenzhouensis genome has a segment encoding these proteins:
- a CDS encoding chemotaxis protein CheB → MTDKSSARIAVIADTSLQRHVLQQALAGGGYQVVLNSDPARLDEEALAACETDLWLVDLAQSEDSPLVDSLLERASAPVLFGEGHAPERHSENYPRWERSLFGKLKRLVGDPTQAVGPSLQALLDEAQRPARLELPQALANTPLKAGEPARQVWLLAASLGGPAAVKAFLDALPGGLPIGFIYAQHIDASFEAALPQAVGRHSQWHVNTARHGDPVRCGEVVVAPITRELGFAEDGAMQLAERGWPEPYSPSIDQMMLNLAQQFGAQCGVIAFSGMGSDGSAAAAYVKRQGGVIWTQRADSCASPSMPDSLREGGYSSFSADPRELAVALVNHLAEHCS, encoded by the coding sequence ATGACAGACAAATCCTCCGCGCGTATCGCAGTAATCGCCGACACCTCGCTGCAGCGCCATGTGCTGCAGCAGGCTTTGGCCGGTGGCGGCTATCAGGTGGTGCTCAACAGCGACCCGGCGCGCCTCGATGAGGAAGCGTTGGCAGCCTGCGAGACCGACCTGTGGCTGGTGGATCTGGCGCAGTCGGAAGATTCGCCGCTGGTCGACAGCCTGCTGGAACGCGCCAGTGCCCCAGTGCTGTTCGGCGAGGGCCACGCCCCAGAGCGTCATTCGGAAAACTATCCGCGTTGGGAGCGCAGCCTGTTCGGCAAGCTCAAGCGCCTGGTTGGCGACCCGACCCAGGCAGTCGGTCCCAGCCTGCAGGCACTGCTCGATGAGGCGCAGCGTCCGGCGCGCCTGGAACTGCCGCAGGCGTTGGCCAATACTCCGTTGAAAGCTGGCGAGCCGGCGCGCCAGGTATGGTTGCTGGCCGCCTCGCTGGGCGGCCCGGCGGCGGTCAAGGCGTTCCTCGATGCGCTGCCGGGTGGTCTGCCGATTGGCTTCATCTATGCCCAGCACATCGACGCCAGTTTCGAGGCGGCATTGCCGCAGGCCGTCGGCCGCCACAGCCAGTGGCACGTCAATACCGCGCGCCATGGCGACCCGGTGCGTTGTGGTGAGGTGGTGGTGGCGCCGATCACCCGCGAGCTGGGTTTTGCCGAAGATGGCGCAATGCAGCTTGCCGAGCGTGGCTGGCCTGAGCCGTACAGCCCCTCCATCGACCAGATGATGCTCAACCTGGCGCAGCAGTTCGGTGCCCAGTGCGGGGTGATCGCGTTCAGCGGCATGGGCAGCGATGGCAGCGCCGCTGCCGCATACGTCAAACGCCAGGGCGGGGTGATCTGGACCCAGCGCGCCGACAGCTGTGCCAGCCCGAGCATGCCTGACAGCCTGCGTGAGGGCGGCTACAGCAGTTTCAGCGCTGACCCGCGAGAGCTGGCCGTGGCGCTGGTCAATCACCTCGCCGAACATTGCAGTTGA
- a CDS encoding chemotaxis protein CheW: protein MSQAVATQNSTEGLTGLLVPLADRTLLLPNVAVAELIPYRAPQVSEGTPEWFLGQIAWRDLRLPLLSFEAASGGQAQVAGGARVAVINALGGRPKVKFIALLVQGIPRSLKVGSDLPAADVELAPLELGAARVGDEVVRIPDLAALEQLLADAGLI, encoded by the coding sequence ATGAGCCAAGCCGTCGCTACCCAGAACAGCACCGAAGGTCTGACCGGCCTGCTGGTGCCGCTGGCCGACCGCACCCTGCTGCTGCCCAACGTGGCCGTGGCCGAGCTGATTCCCTATCGCGCACCGCAGGTCAGCGAAGGTACGCCCGAGTGGTTTCTCGGCCAGATCGCCTGGCGTGATCTGCGCTTGCCGCTGTTGTCCTTCGAGGCGGCCAGCGGTGGTCAGGCGCAGGTTGCCGGTGGCGCCCGTGTCGCGGTGATCAACGCTCTGGGGGGGCGGCCCAAGGTCAAGTTCATTGCCCTGCTGGTGCAGGGTATCCCGCGCTCGCTGAAGGTCGGCAGCGACCTGCCTGCGGCCGATGTCGAGCTGGCGCCGCTGGAACTGGGCGCCGCCCGTGTCGGTGACGAGGTCGTGCGTATTCCCGATCTGGCCGCACTGGAGCAATTGCTCGCCGATGCCGGTTTGATCTGA
- a CDS encoding alanine/glycine:cation symporter family protein: MNELVSTLNGLVWSPALIFLCLGVGLYFSLRGRFLQVRHFKEMIRLMFTGKTDEHGITSFQALTMTLAGRVGTGNIAGVATAITFGGPGAVFWMWMVAFLGASSAFVESTLGQVYKEKLNGEYRGGPAFYIERGLGLKWYSWLFAIVTIFACGLLLPGVQANSIASSAETALGIHPNTTAAVLAIMLGLIIFGGVKRIARFAEFVVPFMALGYILVACVIVLLNIEKLPEVVSLILRSAFGLDAGFGAIIGMAIMWGVKRGVYSNEAGQGTGPHASSAAAVSHPVKQGLVQGFSVYIDTLFVCSATAFMLLITGQYNVQAPDGSAMFTGIAGVAAGPGYVQTAMENIMPGFGNIFVAVALFFFAFTTIVAYYYIAETNIAYINRKVNRPWLTLLLKAGIIAATVYGTVKTADLAWGLGDLGVGLMAWLNIIAILLMHKVAYKCLKDYEQQKAEGKDPVFHPEKLGIKNADYWGAHTSEENLAAEKAEAQPQAQRP; encoded by the coding sequence ATGAACGAACTGGTCTCGACCCTAAACGGTCTGGTCTGGAGCCCGGCGCTGATCTTTCTATGTCTCGGCGTTGGTCTCTACTTCTCCCTGCGCGGCCGCTTCCTCCAGGTTCGCCACTTCAAAGAAATGATTCGCCTGATGTTCACCGGCAAGACCGATGAACATGGCATCACCTCCTTCCAGGCACTGACCATGACCCTCGCCGGTCGCGTCGGTACCGGCAACATCGCCGGTGTGGCCACTGCGATCACCTTCGGTGGTCCGGGTGCCGTATTCTGGATGTGGATGGTCGCCTTCCTCGGCGCCAGCTCGGCGTTCGTCGAGTCCACCCTCGGCCAGGTGTACAAGGAAAAGCTCAACGGTGAATACCGTGGTGGCCCGGCCTTCTACATCGAGCGCGGCCTGGGTCTGAAGTGGTATTCCTGGCTGTTCGCCATCGTCACCATCTTCGCCTGCGGCCTGCTGCTGCCGGGCGTACAGGCCAACTCCATCGCCTCCAGCGCGGAAACCGCACTGGGTATCCACCCGAACACCACCGCTGCCGTGCTGGCCATCATGCTGGGCCTGATCATTTTCGGTGGCGTAAAGCGTATTGCCCGCTTCGCCGAGTTCGTGGTGCCGTTCATGGCCCTGGGCTACATCCTGGTGGCCTGCGTCATCGTTCTGCTGAACATCGAAAAACTGCCGGAAGTCGTGTCGCTGATCCTGCGCAGCGCCTTCGGTCTGGATGCCGGTTTCGGCGCGATCATCGGTATGGCGATCATGTGGGGGGTCAAACGCGGCGTTTACTCCAACGAAGCCGGTCAGGGTACTGGCCCGCACGCTTCGTCTGCTGCTGCGGTCAGCCACCCGGTCAAGCAAGGCCTGGTGCAGGGTTTCTCGGTCTATATCGACACCCTGTTCGTCTGCTCCGCCACCGCGTTCATGCTGCTGATCACCGGTCAGTACAACGTCCAGGCGCCTGATGGCAGCGCGATGTTCACCGGTATCGCCGGGGTGGCCGCAGGTCCGGGCTACGTACAGACCGCGATGGAAAACATCATGCCCGGCTTCGGTAACATCTTCGTTGCCGTCGCCCTGTTCTTCTTCGCCTTCACCACCATCGTGGCGTACTACTACATCGCCGAAACCAACATCGCCTACATCAACCGCAAGGTGAATCGCCCCTGGCTGACCCTGCTGCTGAAGGCCGGCATCATCGCGGCGACCGTCTACGGCACCGTGAAAACTGCCGATCTGGCGTGGGGCCTGGGCGACCTCGGTGTCGGCCTGATGGCCTGGCTGAACATCATCGCCATCCTGCTCATGCACAAGGTTGCCTACAAGTGCCTGAAGGACTACGAGCAGCAAAAGGCCGAAGGCAAGGATCCGGTCTTCCACCCCGAGAAGCTGGGCATCAAGAATGCCGACTACTGGGGCGCGCATACCTCGGAAGAAAACCTCGCGGCCGAGAAGGCCGAAGCGCAGCCACAAGCACAGCGCCCATAG
- a CDS encoding 16S rRNA (uracil(1498)-N(3))-methyltransferase — protein sequence MRLSRFFIDAPLSLGQHELPEAQAHYIGRVLRHAVGDAVQLFDGSGQEYLGELIEVGKKSVRVELREVFAGLSESPLHIHLGQGLSRGERMDWAIQKATELGASEITPIVSARCEVRLKDERADKRMAHWRQVAISACEQCGRSVLPVINPPLELAAWLQQIEAELKLVLHPVAAALQSHEKPHSLAFLIGPEGGLSDAEVDQATSAGFHPARLGPRVLRTETAPVVALSVAQQLWGDLQA from the coding sequence ATGCGCCTCTCCCGCTTCTTTATCGATGCCCCGCTCTCCCTTGGCCAGCACGAACTGCCCGAGGCCCAGGCCCACTACATCGGCCGCGTGCTGCGCCATGCCGTGGGCGATGCCGTGCAGCTCTTCGATGGCAGCGGCCAGGAATACCTCGGCGAGCTGATCGAAGTGGGTAAGAAAAGCGTGCGCGTCGAGCTGCGTGAAGTCTTTGCCGGCCTGAGCGAGTCGCCGCTGCATATTCACCTCGGCCAGGGCCTGTCACGCGGCGAACGTATGGACTGGGCCATCCAGAAAGCCACCGAACTGGGGGCCAGCGAAATCACCCCCATCGTCTCGGCACGCTGCGAGGTACGCCTGAAGGACGAGCGCGCCGACAAGCGCATGGCGCATTGGCGTCAGGTGGCGATCAGCGCCTGCGAACAGTGCGGCCGCTCGGTACTGCCGGTGATCAACCCACCGCTGGAACTGGCCGCCTGGCTGCAGCAGATCGAAGCCGAGCTGAAGCTGGTGCTGCACCCCGTTGCCGCTGCGCTGCAAAGCCATGAAAAACCCCATTCCCTGGCCTTTCTGATCGGTCCGGAAGGCGGCCTGAGCGATGCCGAAGTCGACCAGGCCACGAGCGCCGGCTTCCATCCTGCCCGCCTGGGCCCACGCGTTCTGCGCACGGAAACGGCACCCGTGGTGGCGCTGAGTGTCGCCCAACAGCTCTGGGGCGACCTCCAGGCATAA
- a CDS encoding adenosylmethionine--8-amino-7-oxononanoate transaminase, with protein MSLNDHWMQRDLDVLWHPCTQMKDHERLPLVAIRKASGVWLEDFDGKRYLDAVSSWWVNVFGHANPRINARIREQLDSLEHVMLAGFTHQPVIELSERLVQITPAGLNKVFYADNGSSGIEVALKMSFHYWLNNGQANKKRFVTLSNSYHGETVAAMSVGDVSLFTDTYKPLLLDTLKVPSPDCYLRPEGVSWEEHSRVMFAHMEQTLAEHHHEVAAVIVEPLIQGAGGMRMYHPVYLKLLREACDRYGVHLIHDEIAVGFGRTGTMFACEQAGITPDFLVLSKALTGGYLPMAAVLTTDQVYGAFYDDYATLRAFLHSHTYTGNPLACAAALATLDIFRDDDVIERNKALSARMASATEHLKDHPHVAEVRQTGMALAIEMVADKKSKTAYPWQERRGLRVYQHALGRGALLRPLGSVVYFLPPYVITPEQIDFLAEVASEGIDIATSESVSVAVDNRHYPDHRDPG; from the coding sequence ATGAGCCTGAACGATCACTGGATGCAACGCGATCTCGACGTGTTGTGGCACCCCTGCACCCAGATGAAGGATCACGAGCGCCTGCCGCTGGTAGCGATTCGCAAGGCGTCCGGCGTGTGGCTGGAAGACTTCGACGGCAAGCGTTATCTGGATGCCGTCAGCTCCTGGTGGGTCAACGTCTTCGGTCACGCCAACCCACGCATCAATGCGCGCATCCGCGAGCAACTTGACAGCCTTGAGCACGTGATGCTCGCCGGCTTCACCCATCAGCCGGTGATCGAACTGTCCGAGCGTCTGGTGCAGATCACCCCGGCCGGCCTGAACAAGGTGTTCTACGCCGACAACGGCTCCTCGGGCATCGAGGTGGCGCTGAAGATGAGCTTTCACTACTGGCTCAACAACGGCCAGGCGAACAAGAAGCGCTTCGTCACCCTGAGCAACAGTTATCACGGTGAAACCGTGGCAGCGATGTCGGTGGGCGACGTGTCGCTGTTCACCGACACTTACAAGCCGCTGCTGCTCGACACCCTCAAGGTGCCCAGCCCGGACTGTTACCTGCGCCCGGAAGGCGTGAGCTGGGAAGAGCATTCGCGCGTCATGTTCGCCCACATGGAACAGACCCTGGCCGAGCATCACCACGAAGTCGCCGCGGTGATCGTCGAGCCGCTGATCCAGGGTGCCGGCGGCATGCGCATGTATCATCCGGTCTACCTCAAGCTGCTGCGCGAAGCCTGCGACCGCTATGGCGTTCACCTGATCCATGACGAGATTGCCGTCGGCTTCGGCCGCACCGGCACGATGTTCGCCTGCGAACAGGCCGGCATCACCCCGGACTTCCTGGTGCTGTCCAAGGCACTGACCGGTGGTTACCTGCCGATGGCTGCGGTACTGACCACCGATCAGGTGTACGGCGCCTTCTACGACGACTACGCCACCCTGCGCGCCTTCCTCCACTCGCACACCTACACCGGCAACCCGCTGGCCTGCGCCGCCGCGCTGGCGACGCTGGATATCTTCCGTGACGACGATGTGATCGAACGCAACAAGGCCCTGTCGGCACGCATGGCCAGCGCCACCGAACATCTGAAGGATCATCCGCATGTCGCCGAGGTGCGCCAGACCGGCATGGCCCTGGCCATCGAGATGGTTGCCGACAAGAAGAGCAAGACGGCCTACCCCTGGCAGGAGCGACGCGGTCTGCGAGTCTATCAGCACGCCCTTGGCCGTGGCGCCCTGCTGCGCCCACTGGGCAGCGTGGTGTATTTCCTGCCGCCTTACGTGATCACCCCCGAGCAGATCGATTTTCTGGCCGAGGTGGCCAGTGAAGGCATCGATATCGCCACGTCTGAGTCGGTCAGCGTCGCGGTGGATAATCGCCACTACCCGGATCATCGCGATCCGGGCTGA
- a CDS encoding cytochrome b yields the protein MQWRNTSARYGLVSVLLHWSVALVVFGLFGLGFWMVGLSYYDPWRQSAPDLHKSIGILLFAVMLLRVLWRLLSPAPAPLASHGKLTRQASRLGHALLYLGLFGVMLSGYLISTADGRGIEVFGLFSVPATLTGIAQQEDIAGAIHEYLAWGLVIFAGLHGLAALKHHFIDRDSTLLRMFGR from the coding sequence ATGCAATGGCGCAACACTTCTGCTCGTTATGGTCTGGTCAGCGTGCTGCTGCACTGGTCGGTCGCGCTGGTCGTCTTTGGCCTGTTCGGCCTCGGCTTCTGGATGGTGGGGCTTAGCTACTACGATCCGTGGCGCCAGAGTGCGCCTGACCTGCACAAGAGCATTGGCATCCTGTTGTTCGCTGTCATGCTCCTGCGCGTGCTGTGGCGTTTGCTCAGCCCGGCGCCCGCGCCGCTTGCCAGCCATGGCAAGCTCACTCGCCAGGCCTCCAGACTGGGCCACGCCTTGCTTTATCTCGGCCTGTTTGGCGTGATGCTCTCCGGTTACCTGATTTCCACCGCTGATGGCCGTGGCATCGAGGTGTTCGGCCTGTTCAGTGTGCCGGCCACCCTGACCGGCATCGCGCAACAGGAAGACATTGCCGGAGCCATTCACGAATACCTGGCCTGGGGCCTGGTGATTTTCGCTGGCCTGCATGGCCTGGCGGCACTCAAGCATCATTTCATCGACCGCGACAGCACCCTGCTGCGGATGTTCGGGCGCTGA